The Cellulomonas sp. S1-8 genome has a window encoding:
- a CDS encoding MATE family efflux transporter produces MSKVLTVGSPWRVIATFAVPLLIGNVVQQLYHFADAIVVGRVLGVESLAAVGATGSLLFLLIGFAWGTTSGFAIPTAQAFGAGDHAAVRRSVATGALLTAVITLVLTVGAPLLAEPALRLLRTPEELLPEATTFAVISFLGAATTMFFNFLASIIRAIGDSRTPLVFLTVSCVLNIGLVVTLVGVLGTGVGGAALATVASQGTAVALCLLYVWRRVPVLHVRREDWRVSRADLARHLHLGLPMGFQASIIAIGALAVQVRLNSLGADAVAAYTTAARVDLLAVTLLASLGLAMSMFVAQNLGGGRPDRIRAGVVQGVWMAVGASVVLGAVLVAAGSHLVGLFVGEGEQRVVDLAAYLLLVNGALYVVLGVLMVLRGALQGLGQTLVPTVTGLVELVMRVGAAIVLGAAYGFEGVVWGNPLAWLGAVALLIPAYLRAHRRLALEPVAPLARVEATPEPVVLEGPSDGSMVVDAVVPQPRHGAGDRDEDHVGRHELRERVPG; encoded by the coding sequence ATGTCCAAGGTCCTCACCGTCGGCAGCCCCTGGCGCGTCATCGCGACGTTCGCCGTGCCGCTGCTCATCGGCAACGTCGTCCAGCAGCTCTACCACTTCGCCGACGCGATCGTCGTCGGCCGCGTCCTCGGCGTCGAGTCGCTCGCCGCCGTCGGTGCCACCGGCAGCCTGCTCTTCCTGCTCATCGGGTTCGCCTGGGGCACGACGTCCGGCTTCGCGATCCCGACGGCCCAGGCCTTCGGCGCGGGCGACCACGCGGCCGTCCGCCGCTCGGTCGCGACCGGCGCGCTGCTGACCGCCGTCATCACCCTCGTGCTCACTGTCGGCGCGCCGCTGCTCGCCGAGCCCGCGCTGCGCCTGCTGCGCACCCCGGAGGAGCTGCTGCCCGAGGCGACGACGTTCGCCGTCATCAGCTTCCTCGGCGCCGCGACGACGATGTTCTTCAACTTCCTGGCCTCGATCATCCGGGCCATCGGCGACTCCCGCACCCCCCTGGTGTTCCTCACCGTCAGCTGCGTGCTCAACATCGGCCTGGTCGTCACGCTCGTCGGCGTGCTCGGGACCGGCGTCGGCGGTGCCGCCCTCGCGACCGTCGCGTCGCAGGGCACGGCCGTCGCGCTGTGCCTGCTGTACGTCTGGCGGCGCGTGCCCGTGCTGCACGTGCGCCGCGAGGACTGGCGCGTGTCGCGCGCCGACCTGGCCCGCCACCTGCACCTCGGCCTGCCGATGGGGTTCCAGGCCTCGATCATCGCGATCGGGGCGCTCGCCGTGCAGGTGCGCCTCAACTCGCTCGGTGCCGACGCGGTCGCCGCCTACACCACGGCCGCCCGCGTCGACCTGCTCGCGGTCACGCTGCTCGCGTCGCTGGGGCTGGCGATGTCGATGTTCGTCGCGCAGAACCTCGGCGGCGGACGGCCCGACCGCATCCGCGCCGGCGTCGTGCAGGGCGTGTGGATGGCCGTCGGTGCCTCGGTCGTGCTCGGGGCCGTCCTGGTCGCCGCCGGCAGCCACCTCGTCGGGCTGTTCGTCGGCGAGGGCGAGCAGCGCGTGGTCGACCTGGCCGCGTACCTCCTGCTCGTCAACGGCGCGCTGTACGTGGTGCTGGGCGTGCTGATGGTGCTGCGCGGTGCGCTGCAGGGCCTGGGCCAGACGCTCGTGCCGACCGTCACGGGCCTGGTCGAGCTGGTCATGCGCGTCGGCGCGGCGATCGTGCTGGGCGCGGCCTACGGGTTCGAGGGCGTCGTGTGGGGCAACCCGCTGGCGTGGCTCGGGGCCGTCGCGCTGCTGATCCCCGCGTACCTCCGCGCGCACCGCCGCCTCGCGCTCGAGCCCGTCGCACCGCTCGCGCGCGTCGAGGCGACCCCGGAGCCCGTCGTGCTCGAGGGGCCGTCCGACGGGTCGATGGTCGTCGACGCCGTCGTGCCGCAGCCGCGTCACGGCGCGGGCGACCGCGACGAGGACCACGTCGGGCGTCACGAGCTCCGCGAGCGCGTCCCCGGCTGA
- a CDS encoding isoamylase early set domain-containing protein — translation MVKKSRSVSSATCTLTFALPSTTLDGPVSVVGTFNDWTPGVHPLRRRSNGTVSTSVVVPAGSTVRFRYLGQHGRWFDDADADEITPDGSVVRA, via the coding sequence GTGGTCAAGAAGTCCCGTTCCGTCTCCTCCGCCACCTGCACCCTGACGTTCGCGCTGCCGTCGACCACGCTCGACGGTCCGGTCAGCGTCGTCGGGACGTTCAACGACTGGACGCCCGGCGTGCATCCGCTGCGGCGTCGTTCCAACGGCACCGTGAGCACGTCGGTCGTGGTGCCTGCGGGCTCGACCGTCCGGTTCCGCTACCTGGGCCAGCACGGCCGTTGGTTCGACGACGCCGACGCCGACGAGATCACGCCCGACGGGTCCGTCGTCCGCGCGTGA